One window of Peteryoungia desertarenae genomic DNA carries:
- a CDS encoding Tex family protein has protein sequence MADDIRSIAALIATEINARPDQVTAAVGLLDEGATVPFIARYRKEVTGGLDDTQLRNLAERLIYLRELAARRKSIFESIDGQGKMTDELARKIASVTTKAELEDLYLPYKPKRRTRAEIAREKGLQPLADAILADRMSDPQQLAAGYITEDVPDVKTALEGARDIIAEQISENADLIGRLRNDMKDRAILYSKLVDGKAEAGAKFADYFDHSERWATVPGHRALAMLRGWNEEFLSLSIEVDRDDTAPVKPSQRMIASAYQVAAKGPADQWLLEVAGWTWRVKLSASLSLDLMRELRERAEEEAIHVFARNLKDLLLAAPAGSRPTMGLDPGIRTGVKVAVVDGTGKVVETTTVYPFPPKNDIRGTQAELASLIRKHKVELISIGNGTGSRETEKLVADMLAQFPSTAPKPTKVIVSEAGASVYSASETAAKEFPNLDVSLRGAVSIARRLQDPLAELVKIEPKSIGVGQYQHDVDQGKLGRSLDAVVEDAVNAVGVDLNTASAPLLARVSGLGKTTAEAIVAHRDATGAFESRKDLLKVPRLGARTFEQCAGFLRIPNGKEPLDASSVHPEAYGVAKKIVAACGRDLRSLMGDSATLKSLDPKRFIDEQFGLPTVKDILAELEKPGRDPRPSFKTATFAEGVEEITDLKVGMTLEGTVTNVAAFGAFVDIGVHQDGLVHVSQLADRFVKDPHEVVKAGDVVKVRVVEVDVKRKRIALTMRKDGGEAQQPSMRGDARGNANAMKHSNARPPKPEQPAMGGLGAALAEAMRKK, from the coding sequence ATGGCCGACGACATCAGATCCATTGCCGCCCTCATCGCCACCGAGATCAATGCCCGTCCCGATCAGGTCACTGCCGCCGTTGGCCTGCTGGATGAGGGTGCCACGGTTCCCTTCATCGCCCGCTACCGCAAGGAAGTCACCGGCGGTCTTGATGATACCCAGCTGCGCAATCTCGCCGAACGGCTGATCTATCTGCGTGAGCTTGCCGCCCGTCGCAAATCGATCTTCGAAAGCATTGACGGCCAGGGCAAGATGACCGATGAGCTCGCGCGCAAGATCGCCTCGGTCACCACCAAGGCCGAGCTTGAAGACCTCTATCTGCCCTACAAGCCCAAGCGTCGCACCCGCGCCGAGATCGCCCGCGAGAAGGGGCTGCAGCCGCTTGCCGATGCGATCCTCGCCGACCGCATGAGCGACCCGCAACAGCTCGCAGCCGGTTACATCACCGAAGATGTGCCGGACGTGAAGACGGCGCTCGAAGGTGCCCGTGACATCATCGCCGAGCAGATCTCGGAAAATGCCGATCTCATCGGTCGCCTGCGCAACGACATGAAGGATCGCGCGATCCTCTATTCGAAGCTCGTCGACGGCAAGGCCGAGGCCGGCGCCAAGTTCGCTGACTATTTCGACCATTCCGAACGCTGGGCAACCGTCCCCGGCCACCGGGCGCTCGCCATGCTGCGCGGCTGGAACGAGGAATTCCTGTCGCTATCGATCGAAGTCGACCGCGATGACACGGCCCCTGTGAAGCCGAGCCAGCGCATGATCGCGAGCGCCTATCAGGTCGCGGCCAAGGGCCCTGCAGACCAATGGCTGCTGGAGGTTGCCGGCTGGACCTGGCGCGTCAAGCTTTCCGCATCTCTCTCGCTCGACCTGATGCGCGAATTGCGCGAGCGGGCCGAGGAAGAGGCCATCCACGTCTTCGCCCGCAATCTGAAAGACCTGCTGCTGGCAGCCCCCGCCGGATCGCGCCCGACCATGGGGCTTGATCCCGGCATCCGCACCGGCGTCAAGGTCGCCGTGGTCGATGGCACTGGCAAGGTGGTGGAAACGACGACCGTCTATCCCTTTCCGCCGAAGAACGACATTCGCGGCACCCAGGCCGAGCTTGCCTCGCTCATCCGCAAGCACAAGGTCGAGCTGATCTCGATTGGCAATGGCACGGGCAGCCGCGAGACGGAAAAGCTCGTGGCCGACATGCTCGCCCAGTTCCCGTCGACTGCGCCGAAGCCGACGAAGGTCATCGTTTCGGAAGCGGGTGCCTCCGTCTATTCCGCCTCGGAAACCGCCGCCAAGGAATTCCCCAATCTCGACGTATCCTTGCGTGGCGCCGTTTCGATTGCCCGCCGCCTGCAGGATCCGCTCGCGGAACTCGTCAAGATCGAGCCGAAGTCGATCGGCGTCGGCCAGTACCAGCACGATGTCGATCAGGGCAAACTCGGTCGCTCGCTCGATGCCGTCGTCGAAGATGCGGTGAATGCCGTCGGCGTCGATCTCAACACGGCATCCGCCCCGCTGCTCGCGCGCGTCTCCGGTCTCGGCAAGACGACGGCGGAAGCCATCGTTGCCCATCGCGATGCCACCGGCGCCTTCGAAAGCCGCAAGGATCTGCTGAAGGTCCCACGCCTGGGCGCCCGCACCTTTGAGCAATGCGCCGGCTTCCTGCGTATCCCGAATGGCAAGGAACCGCTCGACGCCTCATCCGTCCACCCGGAAGCCTATGGTGTGGCGAAGAAGATCGTCGCCGCTTGCGGTCGCGACCTGCGCTCGCTGATGGGCGACAGCGCGACCTTGAAAAGCCTCGATCCCAAACGCTTCATCGACGAGCAGTTCGGCCTCCCGACGGTCAAGGACATCCTGGCCGAACTGGAAAAGCCCGGCCGGGACCCGCGTCCGTCCTTCAAGACCGCGACCTTTGCCGAAGGGGTTGAGGAAATCACCGATCTCAAGGTCGGCATGACGCTCGAAGGCACCGTCACCAATGTCGCCGCCTTCGGTGCCTTCGTCGATATCGGCGTGCATCAGGATGGCCTTGTCCACGTCTCCCAGCTTGCCGACCGCTTCGTCAAGGATCCGCATGAGGTGGTGAAAGCAGGCGATGTCGTGAAGGTCCGCGTCGTCGAGGTCGATGTCAAGCGCAAGCGCATCGCGCTCACGATGCGCAAGGATGGCGGCGAGGCGCAACAGCCCTCGATGCGCGGGGATGCGCGCGGCAATGCCAACGCGATGAAACATTCCAATGCCCGCCCGCCGAAGCCGGAACAGCCCGCAATGGGCGGACTGGGTGCAGCGCTCGCCGAGGCCATGCGCAAGAAGTGA
- a CDS encoding TraR/DksA family transcriptional regulator — protein MKNVSPEDILRARKLEIETRLRKIDADLGRLKSADSEERATESENDEVLEEFGQVGEEELKAIDAALDRLKAGTYGICVTCGEPISAERLAVVPHTPFCEDCVPGR, from the coding sequence ATGAAAAACGTCTCTCCGGAAGACATCCTGCGGGCCCGCAAACTTGAGATCGAGACAAGGCTCAGGAAGATTGATGCCGATCTCGGTCGGCTGAAAAGCGCCGACAGCGAAGAGCGCGCGACTGAAAGCGAGAATGACGAGGTGCTCGAAGAATTCGGCCAGGTCGGCGAAGAGGAGCTCAAGGCCATCGACGCTGCACTCGACAGGCTGAAGGCCGGCACCTACGGAATTTGCGTCACCTGTGGTGAGCCGATTTCCGCCGAACGTCTGGCGGTCGTCCCCCACACCCCATTTTGTGAGGATTGCGTGCCAGGGCGCTAA
- a CDS encoding universal stress protein, translating into MYKTIIVPVDCAQLDKGEKILRQAATLLDEGGEIIVISVVEDMPGYIAIDLPVDVIEGTVRDARAKLTELKQKTNIDAKLEIRSGAAAREILAAAQEHQADLIIIASHVPDFSNYLIGATADRVVRHAKCSVLVDR; encoded by the coding sequence ATGTACAAGACCATTATCGTCCCTGTTGATTGCGCCCAGTTGGACAAAGGTGAGAAAATCCTGCGTCAGGCTGCAACGCTTCTGGACGAAGGCGGCGAGATCATTGTCATCAGTGTTGTCGAGGACATGCCAGGCTATATCGCCATCGACCTCCCGGTAGACGTGATTGAGGGAACGGTGCGCGATGCGCGTGCCAAGCTTACCGAGCTCAAGCAAAAGACCAATATCGATGCGAAGCTGGAAATCCGCTCTGGCGCGGCGGCCCGCGAGATCCTGGCTGCAGCCCAGGAACATCAGGCCGATCTCATCATCATCGCTTCGCATGTACCGGACTTCTCGAACTATCTGATCGGCGCCACTGCCGACCGTGTGGTCCGGCATGCCAAGTGCTCGGTGCTGGTGGACCGCTAA